The window AAGATTTTGATGTGCTATATCTGATGGAGTCTCCCCTTTCTCATTCATCAAATTCAGGTGTACTTGTCTATTCCCTAACAGAGAACAAAACATTCTCATACTTCTTTTTCTTATAGCTATGTGGAATGCAGTATTCCCATCTTTGTCTTGTATATTCAAAATCCATGACAGCGATATGTTTCGACAAGCATAGTCGACAATCGCTGTTTTCTTTCTGTCAGCAGCAACATGAAGAAATGTCCTTCCCCTAGCATCAAGCAAGCCAGCACAATTGTGTGACTTCATAAGAAAATCAGTGATGATTGATGTTGCACCAACGGATGCAGCCACGTGTGTCGGGAATGATCCATTGCGGTCTGGTTGATACAGTACATCTGGATTGACTTTCAATAATTCTAAACATATGGGTTGGCTGTCTCTTTTTCTTGGACACGGAATAGCTACAATGGAAAACTGAAGAGGTATACTTCCGTTTGCATCCCCTTGTAGTGTAAGGTCATTGTTCCATTCTAACAACATCTTCGTGATATCTGCGAGTGGTGTCTTTCCGTTAAACCAATCAATATTAGGGAGCAAAAAAGCACTATGAAAGGATGCTAAAGGAAATGTGTACATGCATCAGTATACAAAGTCAAGGTCATGTGCACTAGATTTTTGCACACGGTGGTTAGTGGAGTGTTATGGTTCATGAAGTTGACATGTTTGGTCTACTAACTTTGTTTATTGGTGGTCAAAAAGTTGCAAACTGGATGAAATGAAACAGAGTCTCTTCATACACCTCTTCTCCAAGTTTTGTATGGTATCAGAATCGATTCAGTATGGGCGAAATAAAGTAGTTTCTCTGTTGCATACAATACATCTTCTGGGTGGAATAACATTATGGAATATCTAAATTTCACATCTTTCACATAATTTGAATCGTTTTTTTTCCTTTTATTGCGACAGGAGTTCACCTAAATCTCATTAACGAAATCATAAGGGTTACGCCCCCACAAAAGATGACAGGTCTTCAGGACTAACTAAATATCCTTCCTAAATGTCTCATTGAGGTAAATTTTGAACCTAACAACACACTAACAGCCTGGATGCAAATGGTAAACTAGTAATGAGGCAAATGTATGCTAAATGGTAcccctctgtatcaaaatataagactttTTTGACACTATCATAGTCTCAAAAAACGTCTTCtattttgatacagagggagtactacatatATCTAATAATGGTAGGTGAAATTCAGATTAAAGTTGGTACCTTGGCTCCTCTGAACAGCAACGTGCAACGCATTTTGTCCATTCGGTCCAGAGTATGAAAGAACCCCACTGCTCAACTCGTAGAGTGTTTTGGCGACGATTTTATTTTCCATTAAGATGGCAAGATACAATGGTGAAGTACCTTCAGCAGGAATGGTGGCCAACTCTGGAGCATGGGTCATGAGCAAGTTGACCATATCATTGTTCTCAATGCGGACGGCCTCATGCAAGGCTGTCTCTTTGAGCTTGTTTTGTGTCTCCAGCAGCCCTTTACCATTGTTAATGCCCTGACTATTGGCAAGATCAATGAGAAGAGACACCATTGGCAAGTTGCCCCCCCGTGCACCAAAGTGCAGGGGTGTGTCTCCCCCATTGTTTTGCACAAAGAGGAGGCTGGGTGCCTTGCCGTAGACGAGATTGGCTTTGTTCAGTAAGTCCTCAGACTCGCCATGGCTAGCAACGACCACATGGAGTAGAGTGTCACCTTCAACTGTAACCGCGTACAGAGAAGGTGGCCGGGTGGCCGAGCTTCCGATGGTGTAGGCGGCTGGTTTTCCGTCGAGGAATGATTCCAGATCGTGGAAAGAGCCAGAACATGCTAATGCTAGCAGCCCGGcgtccatcttgggctccatggtggtcGCTGGCGGAGGAGCTGCATTTGCCACAGCGGGCGAGCTAGGACTAGGAGCTGCCTGCCCAGTGGTGGACGACATTGACCACCAACACAATCGTGGGGAGTGGAAATGGGAGAGGATTAAATGGAGCTAGTCTGGACTGCAATGTAGTGGTGCAAAAGGATGGTGAAGCTGAGATGGATGAGCTCAGGAGCTGTGCCTATGGATGGGTATATGTAAAACGGACGAGAGCAAAGCAAGCAAGTGATGCAGTCAGCGGGGGAGGCGCGTCGGAGTAGTGGGTGAGCATGCGCAGGAGACGACCGCGGTGACTTGACAAGAACCGTGTCTTCTCCAGTAAAATAGGCCTCTCTCTCCTACTTTGCATAAATCTTTCACACCATCGTACACTTTACTTACAGGCTACAACTGATGGTCTCTATTAAGATAATCCCCCATCCTCCTCTAAAACCCGTCCACACAACTTTTAGATAAAAAATGCCATACACTCAGCTTTTTGTTACAGATTTATATGTGTTGGAATattaggcaagttcatgattaattccagtaaataattcatgactagaagagatactagcatgcaataatctagcaaactagaagaacagcaagacatgcataacagcagcaagcacgtaacaatagctgtagaaacagacatgaacaaaggatgttggacgtactgatcgttagctattatgggtgcgacagtgttgatgacgatgttggcgacgatctgctgctgacggcgatgaatacgacgatgagtagcaccgtccgacttggacggaagacgacccgtgatgacgaatttgagcagtcgcgcacagcgcttcccaaaaacctaattcgtcctctcctggtgcaggatcgcaaagacgaacggttccggagacctgctctcccacgcgccgatgcacgccggcgtttgggatggagtagactacgatggcggcgcaagttgtgagatgaggcaaaaccctagatGTTTTTCGGTATGTCTCTGGCCGTAGCCGGTAGCTGTATATATATTAGGACCATAGACGGTATTGTGTCGCGACCACAATCCCAAACCGACTTGGTTTCTAATTCGTATACTTACCGGACAAGAAATCAAAActtgtctgccaagacataaaaaataaaacggcaaaaggaagctgcgctcctgcaaggagacggaccagatttcggcggaccattcacgcgcatgtcgcatgtacgcgcggccccgccccgccccgccccgccccgccccggcccggccaggcgaggcgagcgagcgcgcgcgtgtggtttttcctttctcttctcacacaccacttagagtggtggagagaacccactatataaagaggtccaactcttcttcaacttccaaggtgggactaaacttagcaccaccacttgccattttacacatgggctttgagatttcagaaattgctatgggcctagcccattaattctaacaatcccccaccagatctcaaatacccatttagagatttgccttctctcaccacttgtttaatataccagtgtttcagcagagactgttaagttgaacttctgcctagaactttaagctacatccattcacaacttgacaatggactatgccttgaattgctagTTTTGTGTGAACAGGTTTCACTCAAAGTCTTAACCAGTACCTGACCGCCAGTAGGCTACCCCGCGGTTTGGAGCTTATACGTCATACTCCCTGGTCTCTTCGTgagtttactagagatcacccaaatCTCATAGACCGCGACGTTTACAGTCagaactcatataggtgtgttctttcaaGACTGCTCTGTAGGACAGCATCTTTGCTAATTATAGCCAATAGAATCACATTAAGGCATGTTGCCGACCTGCCTTACAGATCTGAGCCTTACAGCTCTGAGAGTTTTGCATCTTCACTTGGAGACGATCATAAGTTATTACTCTCCTCAGTTAACCAATAGCTTGTTCTTCCCagatcctaattcacgggatctccgatcacaaaggttgggttactactatggtgtaacatctatgggtctcatacccatctccctcgatgcaatatctatcacatttcgtgatagtccctttgtaaagggatctgccaggtttttgtctgtttgtatatacgtaacagttattactccggagtttctcaacttCCTGACAGACTTCAAACGTCTTTTCACATGTCTTGATGACTTTGCATTATCTTTAGAATTGTTCACTTTAGCGATAACCGTTTGGTTATCACAATTCATAAGAATAGCCGGTACAGGTttttcaacaaccggcaagtccatcaagagctcacgcAGCCATTCTGCCTCAACAGTAGCTGTGTCCAAAgcagttaattctgcttccatagttgacctcgtcaatatggtttgcttgcaagacctccatgacactgcgccaccaccatgagtaaatacatacccacttgttgcgtaaagtacatcaacatcggagatccaatttgaatcactatatccttctagcacagcaggatgccctgaataagtaattccgtaactcatagtacctctcagatagcgcaagaccctttctagtgcatgccaatgatcatcacccgggttggacatgaacctactcagtttgctcacagcaaaagagatatcttgtcttgtagcgctagctaagtacatgagtgaaccgacaatttgagagtatcttaattgatctctcgtttctttcttgttctttctgagtgtcacgctgggatcataaggtgttggagaaggcttgctatccataaaaccgaatcggttcaagaccttctcaacatagtgagattgcgttaatgtaatcccactctcatccttaataagtttgatgtttagaattacatcggcttctcctagatctttcatgtcaaaactttttgatagaaaagacttgacctcattaattgcattaatgtttgtaccaaagatcagtatgtcgtccacatacaaacataatatgacactattgcccccaccatggcgatagtaaacacacatatcagcctcgttaatgacaaatcctgcagaagtcaaagttctttcaaacttctcatgccattgcttaggtgcctgtttcagactatacaaagattttaacaacttgcacacctttctctcttcaccctttaccacaaacccgtcaggctgatccatatagatctcctcttccaactctccattgagaaaagctgtctttacatccatttgatgaatgataagaccataagaggcagccaaggaaagtaacactcgaatggtggtcattctagcaacgggtgaataggtgtcaaagtaatcttcgccttctttctgagtgtagcccttggccactagccgcgccttgtacttatcaatagtaccatcaggctttagcttctttttgaacacccacttacagccCACAGGTTTACAACCATATGGTCTTTCAGTTAGTTCCCAAGTTCCATTAGAAAGAATTGAGTCCATCTCATTATGAACAGCTTCTTTCCAATCATCTATATCCGGAGATGCATATGCTTCTGCAATCGTCTTGGGTGTGTCGTCCACAAGgtatacaatgaaatcatcaccaaaggattttgcaatcctttgtctcttgctccttctaggaacttcattgttatccttctcaaggacttcctcatgtgattgttcgaaatattcatcagttgtactagattcaggaattatctcagaagaaaatctagcaatgctatgcatatctttcataggaaatatgttctcaaaaaatgttgcatcacgagattccattatagtatcaacatgcatatcaggtacttcagattttaccactaaaaacctataagcaatgctccgttgagcataccctagaaagacacaatccactgtctttggtccaagtttgcgTTTCTTAGGAATAGGAATATTGACTTTTGCCAAACATCCCCAAATGCGCAAATAAGAAAGTGATGGTTTTCTCCCAACCCACTCCTCATAAGGGGTTTTCTCTTTATTATTGTTGGGAactctattcaggacatgacatgaagtcaatagagcctccccccaccatgccttagataaaccagcagtgtctaacatggcattcgccaagtcagtcaatgtgcggtttttcctctcggccactccatttgattgaggtgaatagggagacgtcctctcatgaataataccatgttcctcacaaaattcatcaaaaacttttggaaaatactctccaccacgatcggacctaagacgcttgatctttctctctagttgattttcaacttcagctttatagattttaaagtagtctaatgcttcatctttagtttgcaacaaataaacatagcaaaatctagtcgcatcatcaatcaaagtcatgaaatatctctttcaccttttgtcaacacaccattcatctcacaaagatcagaatgtatgagttctagaggcaccaagtttctctcctcggcagccttatgaggctttcgaggttgcttagattgcacacaactatggcacttagaacctttagCAACTATGAAGTTCGGAATTAAACTCATGCTGGATAACCTTTGGCAACTGTGAAGTTCGGAATTAAACTCATGCTTGACACGATTACTTTATTGGACTCTAAAACTACCTTAAATCCATCTCGACATAGAAGGGAGCCGCTAACTAGATTCTTGTTCATAGTAGGGACATGCTGCATGTTCCTTAGTTGCACGATCTTtcccaaagtaaacttcagatccaccgtgccaatgccacgaacagaagcatgtgacccattccccattaggacggaagaatcccttgcgacctgataagaagtaaacagggagatgtcagcacacacatgaacgttAGCACCCGAATCAATCCACCACGAAGATGATTGAAATATTGAAAGCACAATAGGTAAATTACCATACCCATCAGTATTGCTAGTGGTCACCATGTTGACAGTCTTGGAGCTTGTTTTCCCTCTGCGGTCTGCACGTTCAGGGCATTCCCTGGAAAAGTGTCCAGGATTCCCACAGGCGTAGCACTCTAGCTCAGccttgttgaacttcttcttcttgaaggtagtaGTCTTGGTAGGCTTGTTGACAACAGGTTTGTTCTTCCCTTTGTTCTTGTTCTGTGGGTACCTCTGCACCATGTTAGAAGTAGGCTGAACCTCACCTCCTTTTTCAGTGGTATCTTTAGCCCGAGCtttttcttcaacatcaagagatgcaatcagattttcaactgatatctcctgtctcttatgcttcagagttgtggcgaaattcctccatgaaggaggcaacTTTGCAATCATGGACCCAGCCACGAATTTGTCGGGTAGAACACATTTAAGGAGTTCAAGTTCCTTCAcaatgcactgtatctcatgagcttgttcaACCACAGAACGGTTATTCACCATCTTGTAGTCATGAAAACTCTCCATGATGTACAGTTCACTGCCTGCATCTGTTGCACCGAATTTTGCATTCAGTGCATCCCACAGAATTTTTCCGTCGTTTATGTGCATGTACACATCACACAGACGGTCAGCAAGAACACTCAGAATGCATCCCACAAACAGAGTATTGGCTTCCTAGAATTTTCTCCGATCTTCGTCGGTCATTCCCTCTGGAGCACCAACACTAGCGTGGAAAACTTTCAGAGCAGTAAGCCAGAGtgtgg is drawn from Triticum dicoccoides isolate Atlit2015 ecotype Zavitan chromosome 6B, WEW_v2.0, whole genome shotgun sequence and contains these coding sequences:
- the LOC119321628 gene encoding ankyrin repeat-containing protein At2g01680-like, which produces MEPKMDAGLLALACSGSFHDLESFLDGKPAAYTIGSSATRPPSLYAVTVEGDTLLHVVVASHGESEDLLNKANLVYGKAPSLLFVQNNGGDTPLHFGARGGNLPMVSLLIDLANSQGINNGKGLLETQNKLKETALHEAVRIENNDMVNLLMTHAPELATIPAEGTSPLYLAILMENKIVAKTLYELSSGVLSYSGPNGQNALHVAVQRSQADRKKTAIVDYACRNISLSWILNIQDKDGNTAFHIAIRKRRTQNDINVLQCSDVFAKLVEGHAPPVNFEVNGRQYNKGYYLTDDIYPRWSIFVKIISNPVTGGKHS